A single window of Macaca mulatta isolate MMU2019108-1 chromosome 9, T2T-MMU8v2.0, whole genome shotgun sequence DNA harbors:
- the NDUFB8 gene encoding NADH dehydrogenase [ubiquinone] 1 beta subcomplex subunit 8, mitochondrial (The RefSeq protein has 1 substitution compared to this genomic sequence) codes for MAVARAGVLGVQWLQRASRNVVPLGARTASRMTKDMLPGPYPRTPEERAAAAKKYNMRVEDYEPYPDEGMGYGDYPKLPDRSQHERDPWYSWDQPDLRLNWGEPMHWHIDMYTRNRVDTSPTPVSWNVMCMHLFGFLAFMTFMFWVGDVYPSYQPVGPKQYPYNNLYLERGGDPSKEPELVVHYEI; via the exons ATGGCGGTGGCCAGGGCCGGGGTCCTGGGAGTTCAGTGGCTGCAAAGGGCATCCCGGAACGTGGTGCCGCTGGGCGCACGGACAG CCTCCCGCATGACCAAGGACATGTTGCCAGGGCCCTATCCTAGGACCCCAGAAGAACGGGCCGCCGCCGCCAAGAAGTATAATATGCTTGTGGAAGACTACGAGCCTTACCCGGATGAGGGCATGGG GTATGGCGACTACCCGAAGCTCCCTGACCGTTCACAGCATGAGAGGGATCCATGGTATAGCTGGGACCAACCGGACCTGAGGTTGAACTGGGGTGAACCG ATGCACTGGCACATAGACATGTACACCAGGAACCGTGTGGATACATCCCCCACACCTGTTTCTTGGAATGTCATGTGTATGCACCTCTTCGGTTTCCTGGCTTTCATGACATTCATGTTCTGGGTGGGGGACGTGTACCCTTCCTACCAGCCTGTG GGACCAAAGCAGTATCCTTACAATAATCTGTACCTGGAACGAGGCGGCGATCCCTCCAAAGAACCTGAGCTGGTGGTTCACTATGAGATCTGA
- the NDUFB8 gene encoding NADH dehydrogenase [ubiquinone] 1 beta subcomplex subunit 8, mitochondrial isoform X2 — protein sequence MTKDMLPGPYPRTPEERAAAAKKYNMLVEDYEPYPDEGMGYGDYPKLPDRSQHERDPWYSWDQPDLRLNWGEPMHWHIDMYTRNRVDTSPTPVSWNVMCMHLFGFLAFMTFMFWVGDVYPSYQPVGPKQYPYNNLYLERGGDPSKEPELVVHYEI from the exons ATGACCAAGGACATGTTGCCAGGGCCCTATCCTAGGACCCCAGAAGAACGGGCCGCCGCCGCCAAGAAGTATAATATGCTTGTGGAAGACTACGAGCCTTACCCGGATGAGGGCATGGG GTATGGCGACTACCCGAAGCTCCCTGACCGTTCACAGCATGAGAGGGATCCATGGTATAGCTGGGACCAACCGGACCTGAGGTTGAACTGGGGTGAACCG ATGCACTGGCACATAGACATGTACACCAGGAACCGTGTGGATACATCCCCCACACCTGTTTCTTGGAATGTCATGTGTATGCACCTCTTCGGTTTCCTGGCTTTCATGACATTCATGTTCTGGGTGGGGGACGTGTACCCTTCCTACCAGCCTGTG GGACCAAAGCAGTATCCTTACAATAATCTGTACCTGGAACGAGGCGGCGATCCCTCCAAAGAACCTGAGCTGGTGGTTCACTATGAGATCTGA
- the NDUFB8 gene encoding NADH dehydrogenase [ubiquinone] 1 beta subcomplex subunit 8, mitochondrial isoform X1 → MAVARAGVLGVQWLQRASRNVVPLGARTASRMTKDMLPGPYPRTPEERAAAAKKYNMLVEDYEPYPDEGMGYGDYPKLPDRSQHERDPWYSWDQPDLRLNWGEPMHWHIDMYTRNRVDTSPTPVSWNVMCMHLFGFLAFMTFMFWVGDVYPSYQPVYRHHFSYNLGFLSALA, encoded by the exons ATGGCGGTGGCCAGGGCCGGGGTCCTGGGAGTTCAGTGGCTGCAAAGGGCATCCCGGAACGTGGTGCCGCTGGGCGCACGGACAG CCTCCCGCATGACCAAGGACATGTTGCCAGGGCCCTATCCTAGGACCCCAGAAGAACGGGCCGCCGCCGCCAAGAAGTATAATATGCTTGTGGAAGACTACGAGCCTTACCCGGATGAGGGCATGGG GTATGGCGACTACCCGAAGCTCCCTGACCGTTCACAGCATGAGAGGGATCCATGGTATAGCTGGGACCAACCGGACCTGAGGTTGAACTGGGGTGAACCG ATGCACTGGCACATAGACATGTACACCAGGAACCGTGTGGATACATCCCCCACACCTGTTTCTTGGAATGTCATGTGTATGCACCTCTTCGGTTTCCTGGCTTTCATGACATTCATGTTCTGGGTGGGGGACGTGTACCCTTCCTACCAGCCTGTG TATAGGCACCACTTCTCTTACAATTTAGGCTTTCTCTCTGCCTTGGCCTGA
- the HIF1AN gene encoding hypoxia-inducible factor 1-alpha inhibitor isoform X4 — protein sequence MAATAAEAVASGSGEPREEAGALGPAWDESQLRSYSFPTRPIPRLSQSDPRAEELIENEEPVVLTDTNLVYPALKWDLEYLQENIGNGDFSVYSASTHKFLYYDEKKMANFQNFKPRSNREEMKFHEFVEKLQDIQQRGGEERLYLQQTLNDTVGRKIVMDFLGFNWNWINKQQGKRGWGQLTSNLLLIGMEGNVTPAHYDEQQNFFAQIKGYKRCILFPPDQFECLYPYPVHHPCDRQSQVDFDNPDYERFPNFQNVVGYETVVGPGDVLYIPMYWWHHIESLLNGGITITVNFWYKVNMVCFFVFSRWNWLLGEVGIINDFGWDG from the exons ATGGCGGCGACAGCGGCGGAAGCCGTGGCCTCTGGCTCTGGAGAGCCCCGGGAGGAGGCCGGAGCCCTCGGCCCCGCCTGGGATGAATCCCAGTTGCGCAGTTATAGCTTCCCGACTAGGCCCATCCCGCGTCTGAGTCAGAGCGACCCCCGGGCAGAGGAGCTTATTGAGAATGAG GAGCCTGTGGTTCTGACCGACACAAATCTTGTGTATCCTGCCCTGAAATGGGACCTTGAATACTTGCAAGAGAATATTGGCAATGGAGACTTCTCTGTGTACAGTGCCAGCACCCACAAGTTCTTGTACTATGATGAGAAGAAGATGGCCAATTTCCAGAACTTTAAGCCGAGGTCCAACAGGGAAGAAATGAAATTTCATGAGTTCGTTGAGAAACTGCAGGATATACAGCAGCGAGGAGGGGAAGAGAG GTTGTATCTGCAACAAACGCTCAATGACACTGTGGGCAGGAAGATTGTCATGGACTTCTTGGGTTTTAACTGGAACTGGATTAATAAGCAACAGGGAAAGCGTGGCTGGGGGCAGCTTACCTCTAACCTACTGCTCATTGGCATGGAAG GAAATGTGACACCTGCTCATTATGATGAGCAGCAGAACTTTTTTGCTCAAATAAAAGGTTACAAACGATGCATCTTATTTCCTCCGGATCAGTTTGAGTGCCTCTACCCATACCCTGTTCATCACCCATGTGACAGACAGAGCCAG GTGGACTTTGACAATCCCGACTACGAGAGGTTCCCTAATTTCCAAAATGTGGTTGGTTACGAAACAGTGGTTGGCCCTGGTGATGTTCTTTACATCCCAATGTACTG GTGGCATCACATAGAGTCATTACTAAATGGGGGGATTACCATCACTGTGAACTTCTGGTATAAGGTGAATatggtttgcttttttgttttttccagatgGAACTGGCTCTTGGGTGAGGTAGGTATAATAAATGATTTTGGATGGGATGGTTGA
- the HIF1AN gene encoding hypoxia-inducible factor 1-alpha inhibitor isoform X2, producing the protein MAATAAEAVASGSGEPREEAGALGPAWDESQLRSYSFPTRPIPRLSQSDPRAEELIENEEPVVLTDTNLVYPALKWDLEYLQENIGNGDFSVYSASTHKFLYYDEKKMANFQNFKPRSNREEMKFHEFVEKLQDIQQRGGEERLYLQQTLNDTVGRKIVMDFLGFNWNWINKQQGKRGWGQLTSNLLLIGMEGNVTPAHYDEQQNFFAQIKGYKRCILFPPDQFECLYPYPVHHPCDRQSQVDFDNPDYERFPNFQNVVGYETVVGPGDVLYIPMYWWHHIESLLNGGITITVNFWYKGAPTPKRIEYPLKAHQKVAIMRNIEKMLGEALGNPQEVGPLLNTMIKGRYN; encoded by the exons ATGGCGGCGACAGCGGCGGAAGCCGTGGCCTCTGGCTCTGGAGAGCCCCGGGAGGAGGCCGGAGCCCTCGGCCCCGCCTGGGATGAATCCCAGTTGCGCAGTTATAGCTTCCCGACTAGGCCCATCCCGCGTCTGAGTCAGAGCGACCCCCGGGCAGAGGAGCTTATTGAGAATGAG GAGCCTGTGGTTCTGACCGACACAAATCTTGTGTATCCTGCCCTGAAATGGGACCTTGAATACTTGCAAGAGAATATTGGCAATGGAGACTTCTCTGTGTACAGTGCCAGCACCCACAAGTTCTTGTACTATGATGAGAAGAAGATGGCCAATTTCCAGAACTTTAAGCCGAGGTCCAACAGGGAAGAAATGAAATTTCATGAGTTCGTTGAGAAACTGCAGGATATACAGCAGCGAGGAGGGGAAGAGAG GTTGTATCTGCAACAAACGCTCAATGACACTGTGGGCAGGAAGATTGTCATGGACTTCTTGGGTTTTAACTGGAACTGGATTAATAAGCAACAGGGAAAGCGTGGCTGGGGGCAGCTTACCTCTAACCTACTGCTCATTGGCATGGAAG GAAATGTGACACCTGCTCATTATGATGAGCAGCAGAACTTTTTTGCTCAAATAAAAGGTTACAAACGATGCATCTTATTTCCTCCGGATCAGTTTGAGTGCCTCTACCCATACCCTGTTCATCACCCATGTGACAGACAGAGCCAG GTGGACTTTGACAATCCCGACTACGAGAGGTTCCCTAATTTCCAAAATGTGGTTGGTTACGAAACAGTGGTTGGCCCTGGTGATGTTCTTTACATCCCAATGTACTG GTGGCATCACATAGAGTCATTACTAAATGGGGGGATTACCATCACTGTGAACTTCTGGTATAAG GGGGCTCCCACCCCTAAGAGAATTGAATATCCTCTCAAAGCCCATCAGAAAGTGGCCATAATGAGAAACATTGAGAAGATGCTTGGAGAGGCCTTGGGGAACCCACAAGAG GTGGGGCCCTTGTTGAACACAATGATCAAGGGCCGATACAACTAG
- the HIF1AN gene encoding hypoxia-inducible factor 1-alpha inhibitor isoform X3, translating to MAATAAEAVASGSGEPREEAGALGPAWDESQLRSYSFPTRPIPRLSQSDPRAEELIENEEPVVLTDTNLVYPALKWDLEYLQENIGNGDFSVYSASTHKFLYYDEKKMANFQNFKPRSNREEMKFHEFVEKLQDIQQRGGEERLYLQQTLNDTVGRKIVMDFLGFNWNWINKQQGKRGWGQLTSNLLLIGMEGNVTPAHYDEQQNFFAQIKGYKRCILFPPDQFECLYPYPVHHPCDRQSQVDFDNPDYERFPNFQNVVGYETVVGPGDVLYIPMYWWHHIESLLNGGITITVNFWYKVNMVCFFVFSRWNWLLGEVGIINDFGWDGLSHRAQQELGFLEGRMVLRTVE from the exons ATGGCGGCGACAGCGGCGGAAGCCGTGGCCTCTGGCTCTGGAGAGCCCCGGGAGGAGGCCGGAGCCCTCGGCCCCGCCTGGGATGAATCCCAGTTGCGCAGTTATAGCTTCCCGACTAGGCCCATCCCGCGTCTGAGTCAGAGCGACCCCCGGGCAGAGGAGCTTATTGAGAATGAG GAGCCTGTGGTTCTGACCGACACAAATCTTGTGTATCCTGCCCTGAAATGGGACCTTGAATACTTGCAAGAGAATATTGGCAATGGAGACTTCTCTGTGTACAGTGCCAGCACCCACAAGTTCTTGTACTATGATGAGAAGAAGATGGCCAATTTCCAGAACTTTAAGCCGAGGTCCAACAGGGAAGAAATGAAATTTCATGAGTTCGTTGAGAAACTGCAGGATATACAGCAGCGAGGAGGGGAAGAGAG GTTGTATCTGCAACAAACGCTCAATGACACTGTGGGCAGGAAGATTGTCATGGACTTCTTGGGTTTTAACTGGAACTGGATTAATAAGCAACAGGGAAAGCGTGGCTGGGGGCAGCTTACCTCTAACCTACTGCTCATTGGCATGGAAG GAAATGTGACACCTGCTCATTATGATGAGCAGCAGAACTTTTTTGCTCAAATAAAAGGTTACAAACGATGCATCTTATTTCCTCCGGATCAGTTTGAGTGCCTCTACCCATACCCTGTTCATCACCCATGTGACAGACAGAGCCAG GTGGACTTTGACAATCCCGACTACGAGAGGTTCCCTAATTTCCAAAATGTGGTTGGTTACGAAACAGTGGTTGGCCCTGGTGATGTTCTTTACATCCCAATGTACTG GTGGCATCACATAGAGTCATTACTAAATGGGGGGATTACCATCACTGTGAACTTCTGGTATAAGGTGAATatggtttgcttttttgttttttccagatgGAACTGGCTCTTGGGTGAGGTAGGTATAATAAATGATTTTGGATGGGATG gcctaagccaccgtgcccagcaagaATTGGGTTTCTTAGAAGGGAGGATGGTACTAAGAACGGTAGAGTGA